One part of the Dehalococcoidia bacterium genome encodes these proteins:
- a CDS encoding LysM peptidoglycan-binding domain-containing protein, which produces MPELTCYACEREPAAQCPRCGRPYCEEHGEDFCNVCLDPSSGVPSVNLYRGSLLALVVGAGLAIWLILQPGGDNAVSALRPLEATRTPAPAGALTTPPPGSGTQAAATPQVTAAPGTPRPTTPAGAASPTPATSPGANAGVYVVQSGDTLSAICETRIRRPAGMSVPDCVDQIKSLNGLTSDVISIGQQLRVPQ; this is translated from the coding sequence GTGCCGGAGCTCACCTGTTACGCTTGCGAGCGCGAGCCAGCGGCTCAGTGTCCGCGCTGCGGCCGGCCTTACTGCGAAGAGCACGGCGAGGACTTCTGTAACGTCTGCCTCGATCCCTCGAGCGGCGTGCCTTCAGTCAATCTGTACCGGGGCTCCCTCCTGGCCCTCGTCGTCGGCGCCGGACTGGCCATATGGCTCATACTCCAGCCCGGCGGCGACAACGCCGTCTCCGCACTGCGGCCCCTGGAGGCCACGCGCACGCCCGCGCCCGCGGGCGCGCTCACGACGCCTCCACCCGGAAGCGGGACCCAGGCGGCGGCCACTCCCCAGGTGACGGCAGCCCCCGGGACACCCCGCCCGACGACGCCTGCAGGCGCGGCAAGCCCGACGCCCGCGACCTCTCCCGGAGCGAACGCTGGCGTCTACGTCGTGCAATCGGGAGACACGCTGTCCGCGATCTGTGAGACGCGGATACGGCGGCCAGCGGGGATGTCTGTTCCGGACTGCGTCGACCAGATCAAGTCCCTGAACGGGCTCACGTCCGATGTGATCAGCATCGGACAGCAACTGCGCGTGCCGCAATGA
- a CDS encoding PLD nuclease N-terminal domain-containing protein: MDTGTVAALAPILVLLLALQVYCLYDLTKSNVRYLPKWAWAVVLLLGGVLAQLAYLAAGREHT; this comes from the coding sequence ATGGACACGGGCACGGTCGCCGCGCTGGCGCCAATACTGGTCCTGCTCCTGGCGCTGCAGGTCTACTGCCTGTACGACCTGACGAAGTCGAACGTGCGCTACCTGCCGAAGTGGGCCTGGGCGGTCGTGCTCTTGCTTGGCGGCGTGCTGGCCCAGTTGGCGTACCTCGCCGCAGGCCGCGAGCACACGTGA
- a CDS encoding DUF302 domain-containing protein: protein MEKKKYGLFVRTERDYEDALEATKAALRAEGFGVLTEIDVKETLKQKLGADFRRYDIIGACNPPLAYQALSKERDIGLLLPCNVIVYEDDAGGSVVAALDPRDMMAMTDNPGLREVAEEARAKLERALLTVASAPAT from the coding sequence GTGGAAAAGAAGAAGTATGGGCTGTTCGTCCGCACTGAGCGCGATTACGAGGACGCCCTGGAGGCGACGAAGGCGGCGCTCAGGGCCGAGGGCTTCGGCGTGCTGACGGAGATCGACGTGAAGGAGACGCTGAAGCAAAAGCTGGGGGCGGACTTCCGGCGCTACGACATCATCGGGGCCTGCAACCCTCCGCTGGCGTATCAGGCCCTGAGCAAGGAGCGCGACATCGGCCTCCTGCTGCCCTGCAACGTTATCGTCTACGAGGACGATGCCGGAGGCAGCGTGGTGGCGGCGCTGGACCCCCGGGACATGATGGCGATGACGGACAATCCCGGCCTGCGCGAAGTCGCCGAAGAAGCTCGCGCGAAGCTCGAAAGGGCGCTGCTGACGGTCGCGTCCGCCCCGGCGACCTAG
- a CDS encoding cytidylate kinase-like family protein: protein MPYTVVTVARSLGARGEEVAHAAAGGLGYRYVDDEIVLRAAEKAGVSPEAVERAEQRRPLMLRMLEAMATAPSPELAEWNPALLAPQASSEAYQAFITEVIRETAQAGRVLIMAHGGGIHLAGMPGVLRVFVTASPAVRAQRLAAEAKLEQRAAEKAVADSDKSRADFLRRFYGLREEGPSHYDIVLNTDVLTSAEAAAIIVAAAGAA from the coding sequence ATGCCCTACACGGTCGTAACAGTTGCACGCTCGCTCGGCGCCCGGGGCGAGGAGGTCGCGCATGCCGCCGCCGGGGGACTTGGCTATCGCTATGTCGACGACGAGATCGTCCTGCGGGCAGCCGAAAAAGCTGGCGTCTCACCGGAAGCGGTGGAGCGGGCGGAGCAGAGGCGGCCGCTCATGCTGCGCATGCTGGAGGCCATGGCCACCGCCCCCTCTCCCGAGCTCGCGGAGTGGAACCCGGCCTTGCTCGCCCCCCAGGCCAGTTCGGAGGCTTACCAGGCCTTCATCACCGAGGTCATACGCGAGACCGCGCAGGCAGGCCGCGTCCTCATCATGGCTCACGGCGGCGGCATTCACCTCGCGGGCATGCCCGGCGTCCTCCGTGTCTTCGTGACCGCATCGCCCGCGGTCCGCGCCCAGCGCCTCGCGGCTGAAGCGAAGCTCGAGCAGCGAGCGGCCGAGAAGGCCGTCGCCGACTCCGACAAGTCCCGCGCCGACTTCCTGCGCCGGTTCTACGGCCTCAGGGAGGAGGGCCCGAGCCACTACGACATCGTCCTCAACACGGACGTGCTCACGTCCGCGGAGGCCGCCGCCATCATAGTCGCGGCCGCCGGAGCCGCCTGA
- a CDS encoding cytidylate kinase-like family protein, protein MTAGVVTFSNQIGANGGAIARAVAEKLRYRYYDWEILSQAAAEAGVSPEVVAVAAAERAPTFIERMMRRLASASETEDAQPAAPGQRQSILTSDDYRQFIEHVVRELADRGDAVIVGHAGQAILRDRAGVLRVLLTGTVERRAERLAAAQGVPAEQARETVQQSDRQRRDFFRRAYQMDWLDASHYHVCLNTDRLSVDLARDMIVACAREIP, encoded by the coding sequence ATGACGGCGGGGGTTGTTACGTTCTCTAACCAGATAGGCGCCAACGGCGGCGCGATCGCCCGGGCGGTGGCGGAGAAGCTGCGTTACCGTTACTACGACTGGGAGATCCTATCGCAGGCGGCAGCCGAAGCGGGCGTGTCCCCGGAAGTGGTGGCTGTGGCCGCAGCAGAGCGCGCGCCGACGTTCATCGAGCGGATGATGCGCCGCCTTGCCTCGGCCTCGGAGACCGAGGACGCGCAGCCGGCGGCGCCGGGCCAGCGGCAATCGATCCTCACCTCGGACGACTACCGCCAGTTCATCGAGCATGTGGTGCGCGAGTTGGCGGACCGCGGGGACGCCGTGATCGTTGGCCACGCCGGCCAGGCGATACTACGCGACCGCGCGGGCGTGCTGCGCGTGCTCCTCACGGGCACGGTCGAGCGGCGCGCCGAACGCCTGGCGGCGGCCCAGGGCGTCCCGGCCGAGCAGGCGCGCGAGACGGTCCAGCAGTCCGACAGACAGCGGCGCGACTTCTTCCGCCGCGCTTACCAGATGGACTGGCTGGACGCGAGCCACTACCACGTCTGCCTCAACACCGACCGCCTGAGCGTCGACCTCGCGCGGGACATGATCGTCGCCTGCGCGCGCGAGATCCCGTAG
- a CDS encoding cytochrome c biogenesis protein CcdA, protein MTRSLLNYGRSFGVGSAFAVGWTPCIGPILGAIFTLAASSATVGQGALLLAFWSLGLGLPFLIAGLALGWVMSGIRRLRPVMPALEVAGGALVIVVGVLIFLDRFTIFNQYLGLFSNTVTGAEEGLDGADVAGPLGFAVAFGAGVIAFLSPCCLPLVPAYIAHLAGVTVEGSDFHVDRGRTARHALAFVLGFSTVFVILGASVGAIGYVVRDNLATIEKVAGVLLIVMGLNLMGVIRIPWLYRTYQVDFGSKEPSPTVAPEATT, encoded by the coding sequence ATGACGCGCAGCCTCCTCAACTACGGCCGCTCCTTTGGCGTCGGGTCCGCGTTCGCGGTGGGGTGGACGCCCTGCATCGGGCCGATCCTCGGCGCGATCTTCACGCTGGCGGCCTCTTCGGCGACCGTGGGCCAGGGGGCGCTGCTGCTGGCGTTCTGGTCGTTGGGCCTGGGGCTGCCGTTCCTCATCGCCGGGCTGGCGCTAGGGTGGGTGATGTCGGGGATCCGCAGGTTGCGGCCGGTGATGCCCGCCTTGGAAGTCGCGGGCGGCGCCCTTGTCATCGTCGTGGGGGTGCTCATCTTCCTGGACCGCTTCACCATCTTCAACCAGTACCTCGGCCTCTTCTCGAACACGGTCACAGGCGCCGAAGAAGGGTTGGACGGCGCCGACGTCGCCGGACCGCTGGGCTTCGCCGTGGCCTTCGGCGCCGGGGTCATCGCTTTCCTTTCGCCCTGCTGTCTGCCATTGGTGCCGGCTTACATCGCCCACCTGGCGGGGGTCACCGTGGAAGGCAGCGACTTCCATGTCGACCGCGGACGGACGGCCCGCCACGCCCTGGCCTTCGTGCTCGGCTTCTCCACCGTCTTCGTCATCCTGGGTGCTTCGGTCGGGGCCATCGGGTACGTCGTGCGGGACAACCTGGCGACGATCGAAAAGGTCGCGGGGGTCCTGCTGATCGTCATGGGCCTGAACCTGATGGGGGTCATCCGCATCCCCTGGCTCTACCGGACCTACCAGGTCGACTTCGGTTCGAAGGAGCCATCGCCAACTGTCGCGCCCGAGGCGACCACCTGA
- a CDS encoding DUF6295 family protein, with amino-acid sequence MCTYITETTPIAGAAKGPKGWVTVDTANVYYDHPQAAPYDHTLNIDFVNQREGAPVRVAVELTAESALALIEKIQAALEAGRREHAL; translated from the coding sequence ATGTGCACCTATATCACCGAGACCACTCCCATCGCCGGCGCGGCCAAGGGGCCGAAAGGCTGGGTCACCGTCGACACCGCGAACGTCTACTACGACCACCCCCAGGCCGCGCCCTACGACCACACCCTGAACATTGACTTCGTGAACCAGCGCGAGGGCGCCCCCGTGCGGGTCGCAGTCGAACTGACCGCGGAGTCCGCCCTTGCCCTGATCGAGAAGATCCAGGCCGCGCTCGAAGCCGGCCGCCGCGAGCACGCCCTCTAG
- a CDS encoding TlpA disulfide reductase family protein, protein MTRGVPGTRATLLRLGAGAAIVGLALLALWQAGLLFDTSDGGDAADAALEPADASVRTPAVSGYEVGLRPGNLAPDFEFSDFEGRRQRLSDYRGRPVALNFWASWCGPCKAEMPALEAAVRRYEARGLAVIGMNNGESLKTAQRFLNEVKVELSAFGYDPQQAVVRRYAIDGMPTTYFIDANGVITRVVTGTLNERILQSAIEEAIIGWGRVQARP, encoded by the coding sequence ATGACCCGGGGCGTCCCGGGGACGCGAGCCACGCTGCTCCGGCTCGGCGCGGGCGCCGCCATTGTCGGCCTGGCGCTGCTGGCACTGTGGCAGGCAGGCCTCCTCTTCGACACGAGCGATGGGGGCGATGCTGCCGACGCCGCCCTGGAGCCGGCGGATGCCTCCGTGCGGACGCCCGCCGTTTCGGGCTACGAGGTAGGGCTGCGGCCGGGGAACCTGGCGCCGGACTTCGAATTCTCGGACTTCGAGGGAAGGCGGCAGCGCCTCTCCGACTACCGCGGCCGGCCCGTGGCCCTGAACTTCTGGGCCAGCTGGTGCGGCCCCTGCAAGGCCGAAATGCCTGCGCTGGAAGCGGCGGTCCGCCGCTATGAGGCTCGCGGGCTGGCGGTCATCGGCATGAACAACGGCGAGTCGCTGAAGACCGCGCAGCGCTTCCTGAATGAAGTGAAGGTCGAACTCTCGGCCTTCGGCTACGACCCGCAGCAGGCGGTGGTGCGGCGCTACGCCATCGACGGGATGCCCACGACTTACTTCATCGACGCCAACGGCGTGATCACGCGCGTCGTCACCGGCACCCTGAACGAACGCATCCTCCAGTCCGCTATCGAGGAAGCGATCATCGGCTGGGGCCGCGTGCAGGCGCGGCCCTAG
- a CDS encoding HAD family hydrolase: protein MALKAVFFDIGSTLWRSPAEDPGALAYCYGRGREYLVRHYGDAPSMEELIEAVEGYFAEWEDRWKADVTLVHQPPTTDFVRDALLKLGLDPPHDVLASFTDAVLETSVYTAKTLEPEPGMPEALEALRGLGLRLACVSNAFMGAGVLNRILEERGLGAHCELTLSSCELGVRKPHPRIYEEALEALGVAGAEAVFVGDRLDADVEGPARLGMRTVLTHQYRREDPGGARVAPDAVIAHLSELPGVLKRWLA, encoded by the coding sequence ATGGCGCTCAAAGCTGTCTTCTTCGACATCGGCTCCACCCTCTGGAGATCGCCGGCCGAGGACCCCGGGGCCCTTGCCTATTGCTACGGCCGCGGCCGCGAGTACCTTGTCCGCCACTACGGCGACGCTCCTTCAATGGAGGAGCTCATCGAGGCCGTCGAAGGCTACTTTGCGGAGTGGGAGGACCGCTGGAAGGCCGACGTTACGCTGGTCCACCAGCCTCCGACCACCGACTTCGTCCGAGATGCCTTGCTCAAGCTCGGCCTCGACCCGCCGCACGACGTGCTTGCGTCCTTCACCGATGCAGTCCTCGAGACCAGCGTCTACACGGCGAAGACGCTCGAGCCCGAGCCAGGCATGCCCGAGGCGCTGGAGGCCCTGCGCGGACTCGGCCTGCGCCTTGCCTGCGTCTCCAATGCCTTCATGGGCGCGGGCGTGCTCAACCGCATCCTGGAGGAACGCGGCCTGGGCGCGCACTGCGAGCTCACGCTCTCGTCCTGCGAGCTCGGCGTCCGCAAACCCCACCCGCGTATCTACGAGGAAGCCCTGGAAGCCCTCGGCGTCGCGGGTGCGGAAGCGGTCTTCGTCGGCGACCGCCTCGACGCCGACGTCGAGGGCCCCGCCCGCCTCGGCATGCGCACCGTCCTTACGCACCAGTACCGCCGCGAAGACCCCGGCGGCGCCAGGGTCGCGCCCGACGCAGTCATCGCCCACTTATCCGAGCTACCAGGCGTCCTCAAGCGCTGGCTCGCCTGA
- a CDS encoding acyl-CoA dehydrogenase family protein produces the protein MPVFADTPEQAKFRQEVRQFIENECPEPLKGINRRMGGGMGAFGAPEFADAMRTWRQRLAARGWIAPAWPKEYGGAGMTHMEQFIFNMELAEARVPPGSGGIGIGMAGPTIIVHGTEEQQRENLPGILSGEVQWCQLWSEPGAGSDLASLQTRAVRDGDEFVINGQKIWTSGAQTAQKGILLARTNPDAPKHRGITFFILDMKTPGITVSPLTQMTGQQGFNQVFFDNVRVPAKNVVGEVDRGWYVNTTTLDFERSSIGQNVGTKHHVRDLVAWANDALAEGTSMLKRNPLVRLELADRMVEAQVALMLSFRVADMQNRGMIPNHEASMGKMYSTELSQRVARTEMKLIGLYGTLMGGPYSPRNGAFSRGYLGSVSATIAGGTSEIQRNIIAQRGLGLPRD, from the coding sequence ATGCCCGTATTCGCTGACACGCCCGAACAGGCAAAGTTCCGCCAGGAAGTGCGCCAGTTCATCGAGAACGAGTGCCCGGAGCCGCTGAAGGGCATCAACCGCCGCATGGGCGGCGGCATGGGCGCCTTCGGCGCCCCCGAGTTTGCCGACGCAATGAGGACCTGGCGCCAGCGGCTGGCGGCGCGCGGCTGGATCGCCCCGGCCTGGCCGAAAGAGTACGGCGGCGCCGGCATGACCCACATGGAGCAGTTCATTTTCAACATGGAGCTGGCGGAGGCCCGCGTGCCCCCGGGCAGTGGCGGCATCGGCATCGGCATGGCCGGGCCGACGATCATCGTCCACGGCACCGAGGAGCAGCAGCGCGAAAACCTGCCCGGCATCCTCTCCGGGGAGGTGCAGTGGTGCCAGCTCTGGTCCGAACCAGGGGCTGGCTCCGACCTGGCATCGCTCCAGACCCGCGCCGTCCGCGACGGCGACGAATTCGTGATCAACGGCCAGAAGATCTGGACCTCGGGCGCCCAGACGGCCCAGAAGGGCATCCTCCTGGCCAGGACCAATCCTGACGCCCCCAAACACCGCGGCATCACCTTCTTCATCCTCGACATGAAGACCCCGGGCATCACCGTCTCGCCGCTGACGCAGATGACCGGCCAGCAGGGCTTCAACCAGGTCTTCTTCGACAATGTCCGCGTCCCGGCGAAGAACGTCGTCGGCGAGGTCGACCGCGGCTGGTACGTCAACACGACGACCCTCGACTTCGAGCGCTCCTCGATCGGCCAGAACGTGGGCACGAAGCACCACGTGCGCGACCTCGTCGCCTGGGCGAACGACGCCCTCGCCGAGGGCACGAGCATGCTCAAACGCAACCCGCTCGTGCGCCTGGAGCTCGCGGACCGTATGGTCGAAGCCCAGGTGGCCCTGATGCTGTCGTTCCGCGTCGCCGACATGCAGAACCGGGGCATGATCCCCAACCACGAGGCCTCGATGGGCAAGATGTACTCGACGGAGCTCTCCCAGCGGGTAGCCCGCACGGAGATGAAGCTCATCGGCCTCTACGGGACGCTCATGGGCGGCCCTTACTCGCCGCGCAACGGGGCCTTCTCCCGCGGCTACCTCGGATCCGTCTCGGCCACCATCGCCGGCGGCACGAGCGAGATCCAGCGCAACATCATCGCCCAGCGCGGCCTGGGCCTGCCGAGGGACTAG
- a CDS encoding dienelactone hydrolase family protein, giving the protein MPHPALSAETITIKGHNGDEIEAYYARPAGSGRRPGVVVIHHAPGWDEWTTEVCLKLARAGYDAISPHLYHRAGGGPEPGDMAAMVRAMGGLPDAQVMGDIDAAARYLKSLPTSNGKVGCIGFCSGGRHAYIAAALVESIDAAVDCWGGGVIVSDPAQLTPNRPVAPIDYTAKIRVPLLGIFGNEDRNPDVEQVNKTEEELKKHGKTYEFYRYDGAGHGFFATDRAGYRPEQAVDGWKKVFAFYEKYLK; this is encoded by the coding sequence GTGCCTCACCCTGCGCTAAGTGCCGAAACCATCACCATCAAGGGCCACAACGGCGACGAAATCGAAGCCTACTACGCCAGGCCAGCCGGCTCCGGCCGGCGTCCCGGTGTCGTCGTCATCCATCACGCCCCCGGCTGGGACGAGTGGACGACCGAGGTCTGCCTCAAGCTGGCGCGCGCCGGCTACGATGCCATCTCGCCCCATCTCTACCACCGCGCCGGCGGCGGGCCTGAGCCCGGCGACATGGCAGCCATGGTCCGCGCCATGGGCGGCCTGCCCGATGCCCAGGTCATGGGCGATATCGATGCCGCCGCCAGGTATCTCAAGTCCCTGCCCACCTCGAACGGCAAAGTCGGCTGCATCGGCTTCTGCTCCGGGGGCAGGCACGCCTATATCGCCGCCGCCCTCGTCGAGAGCATCGACGCCGCGGTCGACTGCTGGGGTGGCGGCGTCATCGTATCCGACCCCGCGCAGCTGACGCCGAACCGCCCCGTGGCGCCCATCGACTACACGGCCAAGATCCGCGTGCCCTTGCTGGGCATTTTCGGCAACGAAGACCGCAACCCGGACGTAGAGCAGGTCAACAAGACCGAGGAGGAGTTGAAGAAGCACGGCAAGACCTACGAGTTCTACCGCTACGACGGCGCCGGCCACGGCTTCTTCGCCACGGACCGCGCCGGCTACCGGCCGGAGCAGGCCGTCGACGGCTGGAAGAAGGTCTTCGCCTTCTACGAGAAGTACCTGAAATAG
- a CDS encoding ABC transporter ATP-binding protein, which yields MIIETRGLTKVYDGRPALDGVDLAVPRGGVYGLVGPNGSGKTTLLALLAGLRRPTAGEIRLGTDRSRIAVLPDTPQFEPWLTAREVVDLARNLTAPDIPAARVEEVLAESGLSDAIDRRVGGFSRGMLQRLGLAATVVGDPEVLLLDEPCSALDPGGRREVLDLVKRIGSRGTVLFSSHILSDVQQVSDTVGVLREGRLLYQGPLEDLLVGSAVPGYVVRVRGDATAVAARLRREEWVTGVEEQGSDLRVRVRSLAEAESRLVAALAGAGARVVSLAPEAPDLEDVFLELMR from the coding sequence GTGATCATCGAGACGCGCGGCCTGACCAAGGTCTATGACGGACGCCCCGCTCTCGACGGGGTCGACCTGGCGGTGCCGCGCGGCGGCGTTTACGGGCTCGTAGGTCCCAACGGCTCCGGCAAGACGACGCTCCTCGCCCTGCTCGCGGGGCTGCGGAGGCCGACCGCTGGCGAGATCCGCCTCGGCACCGACCGGTCGCGCATCGCCGTACTGCCAGACACGCCGCAATTCGAGCCGTGGCTGACGGCGCGCGAGGTAGTCGACCTCGCCCGTAACCTCACGGCGCCGGACATACCGGCAGCGCGGGTCGAAGAGGTGCTGGCGGAAAGCGGGCTGTCGGACGCCATCGACCGCCGCGTAGGCGGGTTCTCGCGCGGGATGCTGCAGCGCCTCGGGCTGGCGGCGACGGTCGTCGGCGACCCCGAGGTGCTGCTGCTGGACGAACCCTGTTCGGCGCTCGACCCGGGCGGACGGCGCGAGGTGCTCGACCTGGTGAAGCGCATTGGGTCGCGCGGGACGGTGCTTTTCTCGAGCCACATCCTCTCGGACGTCCAGCAGGTGAGCGACACCGTCGGGGTGCTGCGCGAGGGTCGGCTCCTGTACCAGGGGCCGCTCGAGGATCTGCTGGTCGGCAGCGCCGTGCCCGGCTACGTCGTGCGCGTGCGGGGCGACGCCACCGCGGTGGCGGCACGACTGCGGCGAGAGGAGTGGGTCACCGGGGTCGAGGAGCAGGGCAGCGACCTGCGGGTGCGCGTGCGCTCATTGGCGGAAGCCGAGAGCCGCCTGGTGGCCGCGCTGGCCGGGGCGGGCGCCCGCGTAGTAAGCCTTGCGCCCGAAGCTCCGGACCTCGAGGACGTGTTCCTGGAGCTGATGCGATGA